A DNA window from Fusarium fujikuroi IMI 58289 draft genome, chromosome FFUJ_chr11 contains the following coding sequences:
- a CDS encoding related to tol protein, with translation MSTPTSPSSALAPSAKFLSVQGGTLCEFCRDGKPIQPIRTRALSELTKSSRYCGLCAMWLGALEYSRQILRVRSQDTVLRQHPLEQNVGDVTLVFLSSPKRPPIVWPDVGHVWAALDTIDINDGKDISIKPLPGSDQAETTWKSVREWLDRCEKHHTDCKLKKTSTWKPTRLLYICNTTAALQVRLVEGQDISDDVEYLTLSHCPGAGNTLQLTRSNIKAFKSSIPVHELSRVFMDACNTTKRLSHEYLWIGALCIAQDDPADWQHEVGRMASIYGNSWLNLSADGDEAVHGLFCPSDKRAARPWYPVYIHREWGDGFPSNYCISEFHNWWERISDSELNRGAWALQERVLAPRVLHLGLEQVAFQCCSDAVCERLPYGDPTIRHDTAVLTSLKRFVLNARNGNLSHLTPENVFRNWNQVVRAYSQGQLTVAADRLVALSGLIDVLYPVFQHIVKSVDQVEDGREKYGTQDRVDSSCPRYPGLFLAGLWRPYVERQLVWRAISRKYLFEYDGNTPSAPGKRYDDYIAPTWSWCSIKDAIIEPQEVRSVDIYFTKVIDTSILPLNQAIPSSWFETLRLHWHISPSAVFLPTYRRIGARERHETCGLWSRD, from the exons ATGTCGACTCCAACTTCTCCTTCCAGCGCTCTTGCACCTTCCGCGAAATTTCTCTCGGTGCAAGGCGGTACCCTCTGTGAATTTTGTCGCGATGGCAAGCCGATCCAGCCAATCCGCACCAGAGCTCTCTCAGAACTCACCAAATCCTCGCGTTACTGCGGACTTTGTGCAATGTGGCTTGGGGCCCTTGAGTATTCTCGTCAAATCCTGAGAGTTCGAAGCCAAGATACCGTACTGAGACAGCATCCATTAGAGCAAAACGTCGGTGATGTGACGCTTGTGTTTCTGAGTTCTCCAAAACGGCCACCAATTGTTTGGCCGGACGTCGGACATGTTTGGGCGGCTCTCGATACGATCGATATCAATG ACGGGAAAGATATCAGCATAAAGCCGTTGCCTGGATCCGATCAGGCTGAGACTACTTGGAAATCGGTCAGAGAATGGCTTGATAGATGTGAAAAACATCATACAGATTGCAAACTTAAGAAGACATCCACCTGGAAGCCAACTCGACTGCTCTACATCTGTAACACAACGGCTGCGCTTCAAGTCCGCCTTGTCGAGGGCCAGGATATATCCGACGATGTTGAGTACCTGACCCTGAGCCATTGCCCGGGTGCAGGAAACACTCTTCAGCTTACTCgcagcaacatcaaagcTTTTAAATCCTCAATTCCTGTCCATGAGCTCTCCCGCGTCTTCATGGATGCCTGTAACACCACTAAAAGGCTGAGTCATGAATATCTCTGGATTGGCGCACTCTGTATAGCCCAAGACGACCCTGCAGATTGGCAACATGAGGTCGGTCGTATGGCTTCCATCTATGGGAACTCGTGGCTCAACCTCTCGGCTGACGGAGATGAGGCTGTACACGGGCTATTCTGCCCTTCCGACAAACGAGCCGCCCGCCCATGGTACCCAGTATACATACATCGTGAATGGGGCGATGGGTTCCCCAGTAATTATTGCATATCCGAGTTTCATAACTGGTGGGAGCGCATCTCAGACTCAGAGTTAAATCGAGGAGCTTGGGCTCTCCAGGAGCGTGTTCTAGCGCCAAGGGTACTGCATCTGGGGCTTGAACAAGTTGCTTTCCAGTGTTGCTCGGACGCAGTGTGCGAACGACTGCCATATGGTGACCCGACGATAAGGCATGACACTGCCGTATTGACTTCACTGAAACGGTTTGTTCTCAACGCACGAAACGGAAATCTGTCTCATCTGACTCCTGAGAATGTTTTTCGGAACTGGAATCAAGTAGTTCGAGCCTACTCCCAGGGACAGCTCACGGTTGCGGCTGATAGGCTTGTTGCGCTGTCAGGCCTTATTGATGTGCTCTACCCCGTCTTTCAACATATTGTGAAGTCTGTAGATCAAGTCGAAGATGGCCGTGAGAAATATGGTACACAGGATCGGGTAGATTCATCCTGCCCTAGATATCCAGGGCTCTTTCTCGCTGGTCTATGGCGGCCATATGTCGAGAGGCAGTTGGTATGGCGAGCAATATCACGCAAATATTTATTCGAATATGATGGAAACACTCCTTCAGCACCTGGGAAACGCTACGACGATTACATTGCTCCAACATGGTCCTGGTGTTCGATCAAGGATGCCATCATCGAACCACAGGAAGTGAGGTCAGTGGATATTTACTTCACCAAAGTCATCGATACAAGTATTCTCCCTCTGAATCAAGCAATACCTTCTAGTTGGTTTGAGACACTGCGCCTCCACTGGCACATTTCTCCGTCTGCGGTGTTCTTACCCACCTATCGTCGAATTGGGGCCCGTGAGCGACATGAAACTTGTGGACTTTGGAGCCGCGACTAG
- a CDS encoding related to nitrate assimilation regulatory protein nirA, whose amino-acid sequence MNRCSHETFEGSSQRSIVYEELVGLLKNLPDQDAQAILQRLRSGTDVASVVNQARAGNVLLQMAVVPETRLRYEFPYRSEMPKEFELDNPYLNSMLYETASLYSQHKISETNLTGHLASLSSEEQRSPFLKPFHAAQVFNSLLSDVKVSAWTSVCDDDKLMRNLLSVLFRCEYHFTAAFHKDLFLEDMAARRKDFCSSLLVNVTLAYACVCYPNFTNRVEYWNPSTLAYRFIAEAKRLWELEASIPHITTIQAGILFSVFHNLCGLDEVGKPYRVHAVALANQLHIFDTIDIDQSKRVQRGTQNLAWAMYNWETLSAFSFMLSPLIKEPPRWPLPDPCEDPSWYGEIWVKYPLNHGLSSMCLGEVIHARSRFRIIMNEYCDAAYSEGSKVGVSLAYHFRGRLEEWFESLPASLSPRRIVLPGQLQLHMYYHHLLLTIFEPLYDAATTREPSPQRIVADSKRNMQTLVRLYYLRHGFEAMDLFIVIPLMIMGYDSIDAIKEDTPTEEIEFLRSTLILIAQGLYYQRKNHYLAQALFKVIRGKMRPQEIGLLKSSMALDRYEAYPEPELSVPVRSHWPVSVIKKHEDRESHILTNLVESFGRVNVEEIP is encoded by the exons ATGAACCGATGTTCTCACGAGACCTTCGAGGGCTCGAGCCAACGCTCAATTGTCTACGAGGAACTCGTCGGGCTGCTGAAGAACCTACCTGATCAGGATGCCCAGGCCATCCTGCAAAGGCTCAGATCCGGAACAGACGTCGCATCAGTTGTCAATCAGGCCAGAGCAGGCAATGTATTACTTCAGATGGCCGTCGTTCCCGAGACGCGATTACGATACGAGTTCCCGTACAGATCGGAGATGCCCAAAGAGTTCGAGCTCGACAATCCTTATCTGAACTCAATGCTGTATGAAACAGCCTCTCTCTATTCTCAACACAAGATATCAGAGACAAACCTAACCGGCCATCTTGCGAGTCTGAGTTCCGAAGAGCAGAGAAGCCCTTTCTTGAAGCCCTTCCATGCAGCACAAGTATTCAATTCTCTACTGTCCGACGTCAAAGTCTCGGCGTGGACCAGCGTCTGTGACGACGACAAGCTCATGCGGAACCTCTTGAGTGTACTCTTCCGTTGCGAGTACCATTTCACAGCAGCATTTCACAAGGATCTATTCCTAGAAGATATGGCAGCGCGTCGCAAAGACTTTTGTTCTTCACTCCTTGTCAACGTAACTCTTGCATATGCTTGC GTCTGTTACCCTAATTTCACCAACCGTGTCGAGTATTGGAACCCGAGCACTCTTGCTTATCGCTTCATTGCCGAGGCTAAGCGACTATGGGAGCTGGAGGCTTCTATTCCACATATAACTACCATTCAGGCAGGTATCCTCTTTAGTGTGTTTCATAATCTCTGTGGGTTAGACGAAGTCGGGAAACCTTATAGGGTGCATGCTGTGGCTTTGGCAAACCAGCTTCACATCTTCGACACCATCGATATTGATCAGAGCAAGAGGGTACAGAGAGGCACCCAAAACTTGGCTTGGGCTATGTATAACTGGGAAAC TCTCTCTGCCTTCTCGTTCATGCTGTCGCCACTCATCAAGGAGCCACCAAGATGGCCGCTTCCAGATCCTTGCGAAGATCCGTCGTGGTATGGCGAAATATGGGTCAAATACCCATTGAATCACGGCCTTTCATCGATGTGTCTTGGAGAGGTTATCCATGCTCGGAGCCGGTTTCGGATCATTATGAATGAGTATTGCGACGCAGCATACTCAGAAGGTTCCAAGGTAGGAGTTAGCCTGGCATATCACTTCCGCGGAAGGCTGGAAGAATGGTTCGAAAGCCTGCCCGCATCTCTAAGTCCAAGGAGAATTGTTCTTCCTGGGCAGCTACAACTACA TATGTACTATCACCACCTACTATTGACGATCTTCGAGCCTCTTTATGATGCAGCAACGACTCGAGAGCCTTCTCCGCAGCGTATCGTAGCTGACTCGAAGAGAAACATGCAGACACTTGTCAGACTGTACTACCTCCGACATGGATTCGAAGCAATGgacctcttcatcgtcatccctTTGATGATAATGGGTTATGACAGTATAGATGCCATCAAGGAAGATACACCTACAGAAGAAATTGAGTTTCTACGATCGACTCTCATACTGATAGCCCAAGGCCTGTACTACCAACGAAAAAATCACTACTTGGCGCAAGCACTTTTCAAAGTCATCCGAGGCAAGATGCGTCCCCAGGAGATTGGCTTGCTGAAGAGTTCAATGGCGCTGGATAGATACGAGGCTTATCCAGAGCCGGAACTGTCAGTGCCTGTTCGAAGTCACTGGCCAGTGAGCGTTATTAAGAAGCATGAGGATAGGGAGTCACATATTCTGACCAATTTAGTGGAGAGTTTTGGCCGTGTCAATGTTGAGGAGATCCCATGA
- a CDS encoding related to peptide transport protein, protein MATSVEAIQDKSPALDPEANAVSLSGSTSDRSPPTTEEQQKLRKIAGRIPWVSYLLCIVELAERASFYGCKTVFNNFLQFPLPKGGNGAGAVAKNDPNGHAGALNRGLQFASAMVLLFNFLAYVIPIFGAWLGDTKTGRFRAIMYGVIIGGVAHVIMVGGAAPAVLKAGNGLAPFMVSFFLLAIGAGLFKPNVVPLIIDQYTDQTEYVKTLKSGERVIVDPETTIQRIMLIFYMCINVGAFFMIATTYIEKYVGFWLAFLLPGIIYILLPVLLMWRYKTLKRAPPQGSDLNTFFKIVGLAIKENRGQIWAKNFFESVKPSVLAAKGKTASWDSQAVEHARRTLSACQIFLYQPLFYLNNGGVGTVLSNQGASMTTKGAPNDLIHNFNPLTLMVFAPIMSFVLYPLLNRHHIKFGPISRMTVGYTSAIIGSIVGAVIQWRVYKTSPCGYQASTCDSVSPVSIWWQLPTVMLGAIGELFTAVTAYEMAYARAPEGMKSTVVAINLAMQALSSALAQILIPSINDPNLIWAWAAPGIALFVQTIIFWVRHHHVNDEKFLIRETFEEGDSSFTEKK, encoded by the exons ATGG CAACCTCAGTTGAGGCTATTCAAGACAAGAGCCCAGCGCTCGACCCCGAGGCCAACGCCGTGTCTCTATCCGGTAGCACCTCGGATCGATCACCCCCGACCACCGAAGAGCAGCAGAAATTAAGGAAAATAGCAGGACGTATCCCATGGGTTTCATATCTTCTCTGCATTGTTGAGCTTGCAGAACGAGCCTCATTCTATGGTTGCAAGACAGTCTTCAACAACTTCCTCCAGTTTCCGCTCCCAAAGGGAGGCAATGGAGCCGGAGCTGTAGCTAAGAACGACCCCAACGGCCATGCTGGTGCTTT AAACCGAGGCTTACAGTTTGCCTCGGCCATGGTTCTCCTGTTCAACTTCCTTGCCTATGTCATCCCAATCTTTGGTGCGTGGCTCGGCGACACCAAGACCGGCCGTTTCAGAGCGATCATGTATGGAGTCATCATCGGCGGCGTGGCACACGTTATCATGGTTGGAGGTGCAGCTCCTGCTGTTCTAAAGGCCGGCAATGGGCTTGCGCCGTTCATGGtcagcttctttcttctcgcCATCGGAGCCGGTCTGTTCAAGCCTAATGTTGttcctctcatcatcgaccAATACACCGACCAGACAGAATATGTCAAGACACTCAAGTCTGGTGAGCGTGTCATCGTTGATCCTGAGACCACTATTCAGAGGATCATGTTGATCTTTTACATGTGCATCAACGTTGGTGCGTTTTTTATGATCGCCACAACTTACATCGAGAAGTATGTTGGCTTTTGGCTCGCCTTTCTCCTTCCAGGCATCATCTACATCCTCTTGCCAGTGCTGCTCATGTGGCGGTACAAAACCCTCAAGCGCGCACCGCCTCAAGGATCTGATCTCAAtaccttcttcaagatcgtTGGGCTGGCTATCAAGGAGAACAGAGGCCAAATTTGGGCCAAGAACTTCTTTGAATCAGTCAAGCCATCTGTTCTTGCTGCGAAGGGCAAGACGGCTTCTTGGGATAGTCAGGCAGTCGAACATGCTCGCAGGACCCTCTCCGCGTGCCAGATCTTTCTCTACCAGCCATTATTCTACCTCAATAACGGCGGTGTCGGTACTGTTTTATCTAATCAAGGAGCATCGATGACTACCAAAGGTGCACCCAACGATCTGATTCACAACTTCAATCCACTCACACTCATGGTCTTCGCACCCATCATGTCGTTTGTTCTTTACCCTCTCTTGAACAGACACCACATCAAGTTTGGCCCCATTAGTCGTATGACTGTCGGCTACACTTCCGCCATCATCGGAAGCATTGTCGGTGCAGTTATCCAGTGGAGGGTTTATAAAACCTCACCTTGTGGATATCAGGCTTCGACCTGCGATAGTGTGTCCCCCGTTTCTATCTGGTGGCAGCTGCCTACTGTTATGCTGGGGGCTATCGGTGAGCTCTTTACCGCAGTCACGGCATACGAGATGGCATATGCAAGGGCGCCTGAGGGTATGAAATCTACTGTTGTCGCCATCAATTTGGCAATGCAGGCTCTGTCTTCGGCATTGGCTCAGATCTTGATTCCTTCTATCAACGATCCCAATCTGATC TGGGCCTGGGCTGCTCCTGGAATCGCTCTCTTCGTCCAgaccatcatcttctgggTTCGACATCACCATGTCAACGatgagaagttcttgattCGTGAAACTTTTGAAGAAGGTGATTCCTCATTTACGGAAAAGAAATAG
- a CDS encoding related to DNA repair exonuclease SIA1, translating to MITTRHTVGLAFLAALGYATDVNNTDLEPLRFTKNGTFQIAIFSDMHFGQYESSTGPEQDRNSVEVIRKVLDYDRPDLVVLNGDLINGDSTFAHNSTHYVDMIVEPIVNRSLTWASTYGNHDHNYNIAGDDILEREQLFPGARTQKMVNKKLSGTTNYYLPVYPSDCTDTSDCSPSLILWFFDSRGGNYYQGSYQPNWVDQSVVDWFNETSIELNDKYNKTLPSLAFVHVPVNATVALQTELGIRKNYQPGINEDPPVFQQGAGWCENADPNETCDYGGQDVPFMEALVTVPGVIGLFSGHDHGNTWCYRWDKKLEGMTVEGNGIHLCYGQHSGYGGYGDWIRGAREIVVTEDMLEKGDVESYIRLESGDVVGRVTLNSTYNDDYYPATPNTMTYMSEALSGSSSDEESAARCILSGSELMTAIGGSLVAIAWLCF from the exons ATGATTACAACACGGCATACTGTTGGCTTAGCGTTCTTAGCTGCTCTTGGCTATGCTACCGATGTCAACAACACCGATCTTGAGCCATTGCGGTTCACCAAGAATGGTACTTTTCAgatcgccatcttctccgaTATGCATTTTGGACAAT ATGAATCATCAACAGGTCCTGAACAGGATCGCAATTCTGTTGAAGTGATCCGCAAAGTCCTCGACTATGACAGGCCTGATCTGGTCGTTCTGAACGGCGATCTCATCAATGGAGACTCAACATTTGCTCACAACAGCACGCATTACGTTGACATGATTGTTGAGCCAATCGTCAACCGCAGCTTGACCTGGGCATCTACATATGGCAATCATGACCATAACTACAACATTGCTGGCGATGATATTCTTGAGCGCGAACAACTGTTCCCTGGAGCGCGCACGCAGAAAATGGTTAACAAGAAGTTGTCGGGCACAACAAATTACTATCTGCCTGTATACCCCTCGGACTGTACCGATACTAGCGATTGCAGCCCCAGCCTCATCCTATGGTTCTTCGATAGTCGCGGCGGTAACTATTATCAGGGATCTTATCAGCCAAACTGGGTTGACCAAAGTGTTGTTGATTGGTTCAATGAAACAAGTATCGAGTTGAACGACAAGTACAACAAAACCCTCCCTTCGCTAGCATTCGTCCACGTTCCAGTCAACGCCACAGTTGCACTCCAAACAGAGCTTGGAATCCGGAAGAACTACCAGCCGGGCATCAACGAGGATCCTCCGGTGTTTCAGCAAGGAGCAGGGTGGTGTGAGAATGCAGACCCTAACGAGACTTGTGACTACGGAGGCCAGGACGTGCCATTCATGGAGGCTTTGGTTACTGTTCCTGGAGTCATCGGGCTATTTTCTGGTCATGATCATGGAAACACGTGGTGCTATCGCTGGGATAAGAAACTCGAAGGAATGACGGTCGAAGGCAACGGTATCCATCTGTGCTATGGACAGCATTCTGGGTATGGCGGTTACGGCGATTGGATCCGCGGTGCACGAGAGATCGTTGTCACAGAGGATATGTTGGAGAAGGGGGACGTAGAGTCCTACATTCGTCTCGAATCTGGCGATGTGGTTGGGCGGGTGACGTTGAATTCGACATACAACGACGACTACTATCCTGCTACGCCGAACACCATGACCTATATGTCAGAGGCGTTAAGTGGCAGTAGCAGCGATGAGGAAAGTGCTGCGAGGTGCATTCTGTCAGGGTCTGAACTCATGACAGCGATTGGGGGGTCATTGGTTGCGATTGCTTGGTTGTGCTTTTAA
- a CDS encoding related to 20beta-hydroxysteroid dehydrogenase yields the protein MSPTDVFSTGSTALITGAGSGIGLAIAKTCRSKGMRTLLVDNNEETLEALTKTHFPNDSDVVTSKIDVSSTSDWQALKKLALDKFGSIELLVLNAGRGLRGTWGDDDYFRDTLETNLFGVIYGVNTFLSVVQDAAKSKPTSIVITGSKQGITNPPGNPAYNASKAAVKTLAEHLSWDLKDASTSVHLLVPGWTYTGLTRATPGGVKPAGAWTAEQVADYLYEKMGKNEFYIICPDNDVTEEQDKKRITWAAGDVVQRRPPLSRWREEWKQEAEETMAKMDL from the exons ATGTCTCCAACCGACGTCTTCAGCACAGGCTCTACTGCATTGATCACGGGAGCTGGCTCAGGCATCGGTCTGGCCATTGCCAAAACATGCCGCAGTAAGGGCATGCGCACATTGCTTGTTGACAACAATGAGGAGACTCTGGAGGCTCTGACTAAGACTCACTTCCCCAATGACTCAGACGTCGTTACCTCCAAGATTGATGTCTCATCGACCTCGGACTGGCAGGCGCTGAAGAAGCTCGCCTTGGACAAGTTTGGCAGTATTGAGTTGTTGGTCTTGAACGCTGGCAGAGGTCTTAGGGGCACCTGGGGAGATGATGATTACTTCAGAGAT ACCCTTGAAACCAATTTATTCGGCGTCATTTATGGTGTAAACACATTTCTCTCCGTGGTCCAAGACGCCGCCAAGTCAAAGCCAACGagcatcgtcatcactgGTAGCAAGCAGGGTATTACCAACCCACCTGGAAATCCAGCATACAACGCCTCCAAAGCTGCAGTCAAGACTCTTGCTGAGCATTTGAGCTGGGACCTGAAAGACGCAAGCACCAGCGTGCATCTGCTTGTCCCTGGTTGGACTTACACCGGTCTA ACAAGAGCAACGCCAGGTGGTGTGAAGCCAGCTGGTGCTTGGACAGCGGAACAGGTGGCAGATTATCTGTATGAGAAGATGGGGAAGAACGAATTCTACATCATCTGCCCCGACAACGATGTTACAGAGGAGCAGGACAAGAAGCGTATTACTTGGGCTGCAGGTGATGTCGTTCAGAGACGGCCGCCTCTGTCTCGATGGCGTGAGGAGTGGAAGcaggaagctgaagaaaccatggccaagatggaTCTCTAA
- a CDS encoding related to alpha-glucoside transport protein, whose product MSEQVLKPKDELGHADFDHKEVLKNSDLMHDAFDAEQREHEQGVWAAAKAHPWACFWAFIMCFTIVMESFDMFLNGNFVALPAFQKHYGVHVEGSGWTIPTRWQSALFQAGQCGAFVGVFLAGPITNKFGYRWTTIFALMLMNATIFISFFANSLELLVVGQALEGVPWGFFIANSPAYASEIVPLALRGACTATLQMSWSIGSIIVAGATYAYNKRNDQWAWRVPLALQWLFPTPLLILVFLSPESPWWLIRKGRKEEALRSIQRLGSNDKEVAHQKLAMMERTVEIEEQEGSNPSLLDLVKGTDLRRTIITCLIYASQNFAGNLIANQATFFFERAGVSTERAFQLNLINSCLQFVANILSLPITSSFGRRTIYLWGTIINVAFLFILGIVATIHQTTATNYTQAVLGILISFVYAGSLGPISYTIIAETSSVRLRALSTGVGRAAYYVAEIPMIYLASRLLNPTGWNLGGKCGYVWGGTAVICFVSAYFFLPELKDRSYRETDILFKRKVPARKFKSTVIDVRDNE is encoded by the exons ATGTCTGAACAGGTCCTCAAGCCAAAAGACGAGCTCGGTCATGCCGACTTTGACCACAAGGAAGTCTTGAAGAACAGCGATCTTATGCATGATGCCTTTGATGCTGAACAGCGCGAGCACGAGCAGGGTGTTTGGGCTGCCGCGAAGGCCCATCCTTGGGCTTGCTTCTGGGCATTCATCATGTGCTTTACCATT GTAATGGAATCGTTCGATATGTTCCTGAACGGAAACTTTGTCGCTCTTCCCGCCTTCCAGAAACACTACGGAGTCCACGTCGAGGGCTCAGGTTGGACCATTCCAACAAGATGGCAGAGTGCGCTTTTCCAAGCAGGACAATGTGGTGCTTTCGTGGGTGTCTTCCTTGCCGgacccatcaccaacaagtTCGGTTACCGATGGACAACAATCTTTGCCCTGATGCTCATGAATGcgaccatcttcatctcatttTTT GCCAACTCGTTGGAGCTCCTTGTCGTCGGACAAGCCTTAGAAGGTGTACCGTGGGGCTTCTTCATTGCCAACTCCCCTGCCTATGCTTCCGAGATCGTGCCCCTTGCCCTCCGTGGTGCTTGTACAGCGACCCTGCAGATGAGTTGGTCTATCGGATCCATCATCGTGGCTGGTGCTACTTATGCCTATAATAAGAGGAATGATCAGTGGGCTTGGCGTGTGCCTCTCGCTTTGCAATGGCTTTTCCCA ACCCCTCTCTTGATTCTCGTGTTCCTCTCCCCTGAGTCTCCATGGTGGCTCATTCGCAAAGGTCGCAAAGAGGAGGCATTGCGCTCGATTCAGCGCCTCGGAAGTAATGACAAGGAGGTAGCTCATCAGAAGcttgccatgatggagcgTACTGTCGAGATTGAGGAACAGGAGGGTAGCAACCCTTCTCTGCTCGACCTTGTCAAGGGTACCGACTTGAGACGGACAATCATTACTTGCTTGATCTACGCCTCGCAGAACTTTGCTGGTAACTTGATCGCTAACCAAgccaccttcttcttcgaac GAGCTGGAGTCTCAACCGAGCGTGCCTTTCAGCTtaacctcatcaactcgtGCCTCCAGTTCGTTGCCAACATCTTGTCTCTCCCCATCACCAGTTCCTTCGGCCGGCGTACCATTTACCTCTGGGGAACAATCATCAATGTCGCCTTCTTGTTCATCCTCGGCATCGTAGCCACCATCCACCAGACCACCGCCACCAACTACACACAAGCTGTGCTTGGGATATTGATATCCTTCGTCTATGCTGGTAGTCTTGGTCCTATCTCATACACAATAATTGCAGAGACCTCGTCTGTCCGACTTCGTGCTTTGAGCACTGGCGTTGGTCGTGCTGCCTACTACGTTGCCGAGATTCCCATGATCTACCTGGCTTCACGGCTCCTGAACCCTACCGGATGGAACCTTGGTGGCAAGTGCGGCTATGTCTGGGGAGGCACTGCAGTTATTTGCTTCGTCTCAGCCTACTTCTTCCTTCCTGAGCTCAAGGATCGGTCATACCGCGAGACTGATATCTTGTTCAAACGCAAGGTCCCTGCGAGGAAGTTCAAGTCAACTGTCATCGATGTTAGAGATAACGAGTAA
- a CDS encoding probable hydrolase (HAD superfamily) produces MSQPTKIKAVFFDFMGTCLDWHSSVVQALPPAIPKAEASKFALEWRRRYFIANSERLAQQLEPEDIDDTLIRVLDNVLEDSPEYKQHFNAPNKQQLITAWHSQPAWPEVGKAIQSIREDLGLEVFVHANGTTRLQLDLTRFAGLNFNMLFSSQLLGTYKPDPEAYNKALRLVKLKPEEVVLVAAHAYDLRGAQNVGIKTIYIHRWTDDVDEDMDKVKGEFGAFLEGMEELPATIERMQS; encoded by the coding sequence ATGTCGCAGCCAACAAAGATAAAAGCAgtcttctttgacttcaTGGGGACATGCCTTGATTGGCACAGTAGTGTCGTGCAGGCTCTACCCCCAGCCATCCCCAAAGCCGAAGCCTCCAAATTCGCTCTTGAATGGCGGCGACGTTACTTCATCGCGAACAGCGAGCGACTTGCCCAGCAGCTTGAGCCCGAGGATATAGACGACACGCTCATTCGCGTGCTTGATAACGTACTGGAAGACTCACCAGAGTATAAGCAGCACTTCAATGCGCCAAACAAACAGCAATTGATTACTGCCTGGCATTCTCAGCCAGCTTGGCCAGAAGTTGGAAAGGCAATTCAGTCAATCCGAGAAGACCTTGGTCTGGAAGTCTTTGTTCACGCCAACGGCACAACACGCCTGCAGCTTGACCTAACTCGCTTCGCTGGGCTCAATTTCAACATGCTGTTCTCCAGCCAATTGTTGGGGACGTACAAGCCAGATCCTGAGGCGTACAACAAGGCGTTGCGActcgtcaagctcaagcctgaAGAAGTTGTGTTGGTTGCGGCTCACGCATATGATCTGAGAGGAGCTCAAAATGTCGGAATCAAGACGATTTACATTCATCGTTGGACggacgatgttgatgaggatatGGACAAGGTGAAGGGAGAGTTTGGCGCCTTTCTGGAGGGGATGGAAGAGTTGCCTGCCACAATTGAGAGAATGCAATCTTGA